A section of the Parasteatoda tepidariorum isolate YZ-2023 chromosome 6, CAS_Ptep_4.0, whole genome shotgun sequence genome encodes:
- the LOC107438789 gene encoding transcription factor MafB-like: protein MMEGNSENPPGVDYVHEFDLEHLEEVVKQEMHRAKYSSGVNLGACTTPHNGMNMQHMNDHPHHHHPHQPVYGMNSNMGSSCPRKPVVLAAATPPDTPPCHGMPPSPAFVPTGNTPGPLMDDGMLWLTQNLRYGGASGNQDGPLDLRPPQCAADMEAWLIANGGGRRDYPEVQGVPPSQRGGPNHHIEHHHLMTAANTNSNSSSGSCSSATSTLGGSVPNCHRGGGSDILDDDQLISLTVRELNKRLHGFPREEVVRMKQKRRTLKNRGYAQNCRTKRLAQRHELESRNRLLQGEMARLRQELERACQERDFYRQQLHALRDCAGDPRSMSSVSSVGAASNPSSPEFYL, encoded by the coding sequence ATGATGGAAGGTAATTCTGAGAATCCTCCTGGAGTAGACTACGTTCACGAATTCGATTTGGAGCACTTAGAAGAAGTGGTGAAACAAGAAATGCACAGAGCTAAGTATTCGTCGGGGGTGAATCTCGGAGCCTGTACCACCCCTCACAATGGAATGAATATGCAGCACATGAATGACCATCCCCATCACCATCATCCGCACCAGCCTGTCTACGGTATGAACTCTAATATGGGATCTTCATGCCCACGGAAGCCAGTTGTGCTGGCTGCTGCAACTCCTCCGGACACGCCGCCATGCCACGGAATGCCACCCTCTCCAGCGTTTGTACCGACAGGCAACACTCCTGGACCTCTGATGGACGATGGAATGCTGTGGCTGACCCAGAACCTTCGATATGGTGGTGCCAGTGGCAATCAAGATGGACCTCTGGATTTACGTCCCCCCCAATGTGCCGCAGACATGGAAGCTTGGCTTATAGCGAATGGCGGTGGTCGAAGGGATTATCCGGAGGTTCAAGGTGTGCCCCCATCGCAGCGCGGAGGACCCAATCATCACATTGAGCATCATCACCTGATGACTGCAGCTAACACTAACAGCAACAGCAGTAGTGGCAGCTGCAGCTCTGCGACTTCAACTCTGGGTGGCAGTGTCCCAAACTGTCACCGTGGCGGAGGATCAGACATTCTTGACGATGACCAACTGATATCCTTAACTGTGCGGGAGTTGAACAAGAGGCTGCACGGATTTCCGAGAGAAGAGGTAGTGAGGATGAAGCAGAAGCGGCGCACTCTCAAAAACAGAGGATACGCTCAAAACTGTCGCACCAAAAGACTCGCACAAAGACACGAGCTCGAGTCCCGCAACAGGCTACTGCAAGGAGAAATGGCCAGGTTAAGACAAGAACTGGAACGTGCTTGTCAGGAGAGAGACTTTTACAGGCAACAACTCCACGCTTTGAGAGACTGTGCAGGAGACCCAAGGTCCATGTCAAGTGTATCCAGTGTAGGAGCAGCCAGTAATCCCAGTTCTCCGGAATTTTATCTCTGA